A genomic stretch from Falco naumanni isolate bFalNau1 chromosome 4, bFalNau1.pat, whole genome shotgun sequence includes:
- the SSNA1 gene encoding Sjoegren syndrome nuclear autoantigen 1 yields the protein MTQQGAVLQGYNNELVKCIEDLCMQKEELNKQIQEAKEEKKRLQHQIQVLSKQLQCVCENLAQKVASRNELDKILAETEAAYVKILDSSRTLLNVLKKEVGSLKHTPELKTNVT from the coding sequence ATGACTCAGCAGGGAGCCGTTCTTCAGGGTTACAATAATGAACTAGTGAAATGCATTGAAGACTTATGTATGCAAAAAGAAGAGCTGAACAAACAAATCCAGGAAGcgaaagaagaaaaaaaaagactccagCATCAAATCCAAGTCCTGAGCAAACAACTTCAGTGTGTATGTGAAAACCTGGCTCAAAAGGTAGCTTCACGGAATGAGCTTGATAAAATTCTTGCTGAAACTGAAGCTGCTTACGTGAAGATTTTGGATAGTTCTAGAACTTTACTTAATGTCCTGAAGAAAGAAGTGGGAAGCCTAAAGCATACACCAGAACTGAAAACCAATGTAACTTGA